A window of the Coriobacteriia bacterium genome harbors these coding sequences:
- the eno gene encoding phosphopyruvate hydratase, whose product MSIITDIYAREILDSRGNPTVEVEVMLDDGAFGRAAVPSGASTGAFEAVELRDTDSPRYLGKGVATAVENVNTIIADEIVGMDASDQRAIDGALIELDGTDNKANLGANAILGVSLAAARAAAESTELTLYSYVGGANAHLLPVPMMNILNGGAHADNNVDLQEFMVMPVGAATFAEGLRWCAEIYHTLKKVLHDRKLGTGVGDEGGFAPDLESNEAALAIIVEACEKAGYAPGEQIKFALDPATTEIYDEARGVYVLAGEGRELTSAQMVDFWEDLVNRYPIISIEDGMAEEDWEGWKLLTDRLGKRIQLVGDDLFVTNTARLKKGIEMGVANSILIKVNQIGSLTETLEAIETAKQAGYTCVMSHRSGETEDTTIADLAVACNCGQIKTGAPARSDRVAKYNQLIRIEEELGASAEYPGLGAFYNIKG is encoded by the coding sequence ATGAGCATCATCACCGACATCTACGCCCGCGAGATCCTCGATTCGCGCGGCAACCCGACCGTCGAGGTCGAGGTCATGCTCGACGACGGCGCGTTCGGTCGCGCTGCTGTGCCCTCGGGCGCGTCGACCGGCGCCTTCGAGGCCGTCGAGCTGCGCGACACCGATTCGCCGCGGTACCTGGGCAAGGGCGTCGCCACAGCCGTCGAGAACGTGAACACCATCATCGCCGATGAGATCGTCGGCATGGACGCGAGCGACCAGCGCGCCATCGATGGCGCGCTCATCGAGCTTGATGGCACCGACAACAAGGCCAATCTCGGCGCCAACGCCATTCTCGGCGTGTCGCTCGCTGCGGCTCGCGCTGCTGCCGAGTCCACCGAGCTCACGCTGTACAGCTACGTCGGCGGCGCGAACGCTCACCTCCTGCCCGTGCCGATGATGAACATCCTCAACGGCGGTGCGCATGCCGACAACAACGTCGACCTGCAGGAGTTCATGGTCATGCCGGTCGGGGCGGCGACGTTCGCTGAGGGCCTTCGCTGGTGCGCCGAGATCTACCACACGCTCAAGAAGGTGCTGCACGACCGCAAGCTCGGCACCGGCGTCGGCGACGAGGGTGGCTTCGCGCCCGATCTCGAGAGCAACGAGGCAGCGCTCGCCATCATCGTCGAGGCGTGCGAGAAGGCCGGCTACGCGCCGGGCGAGCAGATCAAGTTCGCGCTCGATCCCGCCACCACCGAGATCTACGACGAGGCGCGCGGCGTCTACGTGCTTGCCGGTGAAGGCCGCGAGCTCACGAGCGCGCAGATGGTCGACTTCTGGGAGGACCTCGTCAACCGCTATCCGATCATCAGCATCGAGGACGGTATGGCCGAGGAGGACTGGGAGGGCTGGAAGCTGCTCACCGATCGCCTGGGCAAGCGTATCCAGCTCGTGGGCGACGACCTGTTCGTCACCAACACCGCTCGCCTCAAGAAGGGCATCGAGATGGGTGTCGCCAACTCGATCCTCATCAAGGTCAACCAGATCGGCTCGCTCACCGAGACTCTCGAGGCGATCGAGACGGCCAAGCAGGCCGGCTATACCTGCGTGATGAGTCACCGTTCCGGCGAGACCGAGGACACGACGATCGCGGACCTCGCTGTCGCGTGCAACTGTGGTCAGATCAAGACCGGAGCCCCTGCCCGCAGCGACCGCGTTGCGAAGTACAATCAGCTCATCCGCATCGAGGAGGAGCTTGGCGCATCCGCCGAGTACCCTGGGCTCGGTGCGTTCTACAACATCAAGGGCTGA